One genomic window of Meles meles chromosome 3, mMelMel3.1 paternal haplotype, whole genome shotgun sequence includes the following:
- the FAM174A gene encoding membrane protein FAM174A: MKVRHCSSCLSHLLAFALLLLLLLPGLGGPLALLLQAAEAAPDPGPPDRGQRTPPPLPPGPTAAQSPGRVPAEAAGPQGAESGNGSSPRAGLSADDSGGKAGEEVSVGGSLAVSPNPGDKPMTQRALTVLMVVSGAVLVYFVVRTVRMRRRNRKTRRYGVLDTNIENMELTPLEQDDEDEDNTLFDANHPRK, encoded by the exons ATGAAGGTCCGGCACTGCAGCTCCTGTCTCAGCCACCTCTTGGCCTTCGCCCTCCTGCTGCTGCTATTGCTGCCAGGATTGGGAGGGCCTTTGGCTTTGCTGCTGCAGGCGGCCGAGGCCGCACCGGACCCTGGGCCTCCGGACCGCGGGCagcgcacccccccacccctgccccccggACCCACCGCGGCCCAGTCCCCCGGCCGCGTTCCGGCAGAagccgcagggccgcagggcgctGAGAGCGGCAATGGCAGTAGTCCCCGGGCGGGGCTTTCTGCAGACGACTCCGGAGGGAAGGCGGGGGAAGAagtctcagtgggtgggagccTTGCTGTGAGCCCCAACCCTGGCGACAAGCCTATGACCCAACGGGCCCTGACCGTGTTGATGGTGGTGAGCGGCGCCGTGCTGGTGTACTTCGTCGTCAGGACAGTCAG GATGAGAAGAAGAAACCGAAAGACTAGGAGATACGGAGTTTTGGACACTAACATAGAAAACATGGAGTTGACACCTTTAGAACAAGATGATGAGGATGAAGATAACACTTTGTTTGATGCCAATCATCCTCGAAAGTAA